In Rhodovulum sulfidophilum DSM 1374, the following are encoded in one genomic region:
- a CDS encoding FAD/NAD(P)-binding protein, with translation MPKPTDRAGTRPAMPAPTSPRSRPLRLAIAGLGPRGLGALEALAARLPQAGSAVAIDIFEPGPWPGAGPNFTPGQSPLMLLNIPIRAVDIDPPGPAPARISSFGTWLMSPSDDERFPARAELGAYLAARVRTLATTLPEGVALSRHETAILRLERSGTGWYLESAAGRFGPYDEVLLAPGQPRSAPDPQLARWQDHARRTGAAVLPAYPADRLLKAAGDWAGASVAIRGLGLSTLDVVRLLTLGRGGRFEDGRYLPSGREPARILPFSLDGLPPWPKPASAGIDACFAPLPAESRAFEAALDRALGAAPEAALEAISAALEPAARRVLEAAGADPGGVAAWLAAERAAPASQESRDAAELLREGLAMARGTRPPAMGYAIGQIWRHWQNALRRAVNPGTASPETIAALIGFDEGLKRYSYGPPAETAEELSILIAAGIVDLRTVDAPDILLTPEGWQLVEKDDSARVSVMINAVLPSPALERLEEPVLAGLRDAGRVAAVGEGLGIRTRPDAQVVDSRGQVQAGLCLLGRAALGSVIAVDSIHDCFGASAHRWAEGVLDRAALGAARAASPG, from the coding sequence ATGCCCAAGCCAACCGACCGCGCCGGAACCCGCCCCGCCATGCCCGCCCCCACATCCCCCCGGTCGCGTCCGCTGAGACTTGCCATCGCAGGATTGGGCCCGCGCGGCCTCGGCGCGCTCGAGGCGCTGGCCGCCCGGCTGCCGCAGGCGGGTTCCGCGGTCGCGATAGACATCTTCGAACCCGGACCATGGCCCGGCGCCGGCCCCAATTTCACCCCGGGGCAAAGCCCGCTCATGCTTCTGAACATCCCGATCCGGGCGGTCGATATCGACCCGCCCGGCCCCGCGCCTGCGCGGATCTCCTCCTTCGGGACCTGGCTGATGTCGCCCTCCGATGACGAACGGTTTCCCGCCCGGGCCGAGCTTGGCGCCTATCTGGCGGCAAGGGTCCGGACGCTGGCAACAACCCTGCCCGAGGGGGTCGCGCTCAGCCGGCACGAAACCGCGATCCTCCGGCTCGAGCGGTCAGGCACCGGCTGGTATCTCGAAAGCGCGGCCGGGCGTTTCGGCCCCTATGACGAGGTCCTGCTGGCGCCCGGCCAGCCCCGCAGCGCGCCCGACCCTCAGCTTGCGCGCTGGCAGGACCATGCCCGGCGGACCGGGGCGGCCGTTCTGCCCGCCTATCCGGCCGACCGGTTGCTGAAGGCAGCCGGGGACTGGGCCGGTGCCTCGGTGGCGATCCGGGGGCTGGGGCTCTCGACCCTCGATGTTGTGCGGCTTTTGACGCTCGGTCGCGGCGGCCGGTTCGAGGACGGGCGCTATCTGCCCTCGGGCCGCGAGCCCGCGCGCATCCTGCCCTTCTCGCTGGACGGCCTGCCGCCCTGGCCCAAGCCCGCAAGCGCCGGGATCGACGCCTGTTTCGCGCCCCTGCCCGCGGAAAGCCGTGCCTTCGAAGCCGCACTGGACCGCGCGCTGGGGGCCGCGCCCGAGGCCGCTCTCGAAGCCATCTCGGCCGCGCTCGAACCCGCTGCCCGCCGGGTGCTGGAGGCCGCGGGCGCCGATCCGGGCGGGGTCGCGGCCTGGCTTGCGGCCGAACGCGCAGCCCCGGCCTCGCAGGAGAGCCGGGACGCAGCGGAATTGCTGCGCGAGGGGCTTGCCATGGCCCGGGGCACGCGGCCTCCGGCAATGGGCTATGCCATCGGACAGATCTGGCGGCACTGGCAGAACGCGCTTCGGCGGGCGGTCAATCCCGGCACCGCCAGCCCCGAGACGATCGCGGCGCTGATCGGCTTCGACGAGGGGCTCAAGCGCTATTCCTACGGCCCGCCCGCCGAAACGGCCGAAGAGCTGTCGATCCTGATCGCGGCCGGGATCGTCGATCTGCGGACGGTCGACGCCCCCGACATCCTGCTGACGCCCGAGGGCTGGCAGCTGGTCGAGAAGGATGACAGCGCCCGGGTCTCGGTCATGATCAACGCGGTGCTGCCCTCGCCCGCGCTGGAGAGGCTGGAAGAGCCCGTCCTTGCCGGGCTGCGCGATGCCGGAAGGGTCGCGGCCGTGGGCGAGGGTCTTGGCATCCGCACCCGGCCCGATGCACAGGTCGTCGACAGCCGCGGGCAGGTCCAGGCCGGGCTTTGCCTGCTCGGCCGGGCCGCGCTCGGCAGCGTGATCGCGGTCGATTCGATCCATGACTGTTTCGGCGCCTCGGCCCATCGCTGGGCCGAGGGTGTCCTGGACCGGGCCGCGCTCGGCGCTGCGCGTGCTGCCAGCCCGGGCTGA
- a CDS encoding TetR/AcrR family transcriptional regulator, producing the protein MRSDKRDELVRKALDIFYRDGFHATGLDRLSDETGISKTTMFRHFRSKDDLILATMQRRDDGVRAWLRHRMDAAGPPRARLMALYDALGEWVAEPGFRSCLFLRAAAEYPDPAHPIHRLATEHKRRLARQVEAVAAEAGAADPGGLSRALLLLKDGAAVAAHLGHAEDPVADARAGAEAILAATLPVARQHGLPAARTGAPP; encoded by the coding sequence ATGCGTTCTGACAAGCGCGACGAACTGGTGCGAAAGGCACTCGACATCTTCTATCGCGACGGCTTCCACGCCACCGGGCTGGACCGCCTCTCGGACGAGACCGGGATCTCGAAGACCACGATGTTCCGGCATTTCCGCAGCAAGGACGACCTGATCCTGGCCACGATGCAGCGGCGCGACGACGGCGTGCGGGCCTGGCTGCGCCACCGGATGGACGCGGCCGGACCGCCCCGGGCCCGGCTCATGGCGCTTTACGATGCCCTCGGCGAGTGGGTGGCCGAGCCGGGGTTCCGATCCTGCCTGTTTCTGCGCGCGGCCGCCGAATATCCCGATCCGGCGCATCCGATCCATCGCCTGGCGACCGAACACAAGCGCCGCCTCGCCCGGCAGGTCGAAGCCGTGGCGGCCGAGGCCGGCGCGGCCGATCCGGGCGGACTCAGCCGCGCGCTGCTGCTGTTGAAGGACGGCGCCGCCGTCGCCGCGCATCTGGGCCATGCGGAAGATCCCGTCGCCGATGCCCGCGCCGGGGCCGAGGCGATACTGGCCGCCACCCTGCCCGTCGCGCGGCAACACGGCCTGCCGGCGGCCCGGACCGGCGCGCCTCCCTGA